The Setaria viridis chromosome 6, Setaria_viridis_v4.0, whole genome shotgun sequence genome includes the window cccacctTTTCAGGACTCAGCTGAATCTTGAGgatgagattcaatttaagtggggtaggtttgtaacatctaCAAAAAACACCACCTTAAATCACCCGTTAGAAATTGCTttaaaaatctttttaccgctgagctcccggaaatccaAAATCTTCCCAGCAatttcgccatcccggcacccaagccgacagccatcatctaCCCCTTTCGtaatttttgccgtgtgccgatTGACAGACcaccgcgcgtgctccgaccgcgtgccgcaatgcCCGCCGgtttccccttttttttctctttttccccatctcttttctttttctttttcttcttctctttcttcttccttcttcttctttcttcttcctccttccttcttctctttcgtcctccttcttcctggcgcaccGCACGCCCGACTCCTAGCACCATCTCCTAGCCGGCCCTAATGCCATTAACTTCCAGCGCCCACCTCCTCCTAGCGCCATACTGCTGGCTGCCTTGGACCCGCACCCCCAGGCCCTGAACTGCACGCcccggcaccggcaccgcccGGTCCGGCCCCGCCAGCCCAGCGCGCCCGGcacgccgccgctggcccctacctcccctgtgccgccgccggcccggccccgccaccggtgccgtgccgcccGCTGTAACGCCGCCCCTCGGATcccgagcccctaccgccgtcggcccggcctgcccggcccctacctccctgccgcgcgccgcctgcCGACCGGCCCCCACTCCTTGCCACCGGTTGTCGCGCCCCCTcaccggcctataaaaggcctcGACGTCCGGCCTCTCTTgccactccaccaccgccccaGCTCACCACCCCAACCTCCaccctcgatgcgttgtctcaagacctcctctctcccacggtcagattcaccatggtagatccacctggtgtagtctgacgtaaatctattcttcaccagatgtttgcccatgtctagcttggtttgccgacgcatgtttccacatttgctacacggacaccaagtcgatcgagctccattgacacttgcaaacgcctgttccaagaaagcatccgtctttTCAAGCCATTCATTGTTCAACGTATTCTGGCTggtgcgacccgtgtacatccactgacgatcctccatcctctaccatttaagcgagtaatacaaaattcacattgtatatacacgttcctatattgtctactaggtaaagataggtcctaatcccacccgaggatgtgtaggtgggtttagtatccatggtctactccgacccgagataaaatttcggcagcacctccccgctgttctccaaatacacgtccttgatagggattgtgtatctggagaacaacagggaggtgctgccgaaactctatctcggaccgaAATAGATCATGGATACtgaacccacctacacatcctcgggctgtccaaaaaatgtggacaattcgaaacaaatacggttatagatatgcaaaaatctgcatatttccaaccgtatctatttcgaacgggagacgcctaactaggttacgtgatatacgaacattatacggaaagaaaggtgtaggatgcctcaccttgctatcctgcaaagtgacgactggaggacggtaacgtacgctctcctgaaaaaaaaatactcctgtcaagttaaaatttcgatagcacctcccctgcacggggaggtttcctacacctgcatcaaataaaacagCTCAACGGCCGACAATCACATCTACAACATcacaacggcacgatggccgactctACAACAAGCACTGATACATAATGCATGACAATATTTCAAGCATGATAATATTGCATCAACTCACCCAGTGCTGGGACCGGGGACGGTGCGTCGTGGCCGGTCGGGGGTCGGGATCGATCCGGGACGGCCGGGGGCTAGCCGGGGGCCGGTCGGGGGTCGGGGGCCGACCGTGGGCGGCCGGGGGTCGATGCCAGCCGGGACGGCGCGGGGCGGCTGGGGCAGGCCGGGCGCGGCGCCGGGCGGCTGGGGCGGGCCGGTgcggggcggccgggggcggccgggaccggccgcgggcggcgcggggtgggCCGGCGGCGAGACGCCCGGGGCCGACGCGGCGTGGGCTGGGGCGGCGCAGGGTGGGCCGGCGGCAGGGCgcccggggccggcgcggcgcgggccgggggcggcgtcgggcggccggggtGGCGTCGGGCTGGGGAGGCgttgggcggcgcgggcggcgagcggggcggcggcgcgggcggcgggtggcgtgTGTGCCTGTGCGTGTGACTGTGACTGTGCCTGTGTGCCTGGGACTTGGAAAAATTAAGATCCAAACCTTTgtcgagtgcccctgatctagcactcggcaaaggcattttcagcctttgccgagtgctagatcaggggcactcagcaaagggtACTTCCCCTGCAAATTCCTGACTCCCACTGGCACGTGGACCCTTGgcgggctttgccgagtgccccggggtgacactcggcaaacaacgtatttgccgagtgccctactacgacactcggcaacaaggTACCCATATTGCATGTGCAAAgcacttttagtaattaaaagtatgtaaactttgtgtaaacctagtTAAATTCACTAAACTTTGCGTAtaccattttttaagtaatattgttccattatttcatggatttatagctcatattgaatttatatctattaaattcatatacttgcaattaataaataaaaattatcaaatggatccgaaaaatccccaaaatttgacatgaaccaatctatgttctctatggcctgtaaaaataaattggaactcaatgacaaattcaagtatcgattcgactcaaaatcttaccggatccttccaacttctacgaatcctctccggagatgcttcgaattctaagcatcatatgtcaaaacttatgtgaaaccttgtcaattttttaccacagcctctgcatatgaaatcatagcatcttgcaaaatctcgtgattttcaaacttcgtttatatttttgagaattaaaaaatcatttggccacacgttcgtagtcgtgtttccttaacaaaatgttcgaaatttcttttcattttctgggtaagacctcaatttggactcactaacatgaatatgatttttacactcatattattccattattccaatcacctgcagttcaaatttgacttaaatcaacaaattactctaaatgaaattaattgattaaatatagcaaacaggtcaataaatagtccaccttgtaccatgcagtgccaaatgtcatacatgtggagtataaaaagtttggaggggggaggaagaaatgttttttttgttttgccgagtgtgccagaaaacactcggcaaaccctcaggtttgccgagtgccccactgagacactcggcaaactctcaggtttgccgagtgccccatagagacactcggcaaacatggagtttgccgagtgccccccatcgacactcggcaaatcataACGTCCGTCACGGACTTCGCCCAGCACGGCACGTGGAAGTCACGTGCTCAAGTATTTGCCGAGTGGAttttgtttgctgagtgccccgTGGgagtttgtcgagtgttttttttgtggcactcggcaaatcgtgttttcgccgagtgtattatttttGCCGGGTGTTACTAGGAATACACTCGACAAATGGGTCCTTCGtcgagtgcccgcaataatacactcgACGAagaaattacactcggcgactttgaagtttcccgtagtgatatATATCAGTCAGTGTGATAAGTGGAGGAAGGATCCCGCAAAAGCCGTCCTCTCGGACGCTGCTGGAAACTGTTGCCTCCGTTGTTACCACAAGTCCACAAGCAGAGGCGTGTCCTCCTGCAGCCATCTCTACCTCGGTAATCAGACTGCTCTCCACAATACTCAGCTCTGTGTTGTAACCAGAGCTTAGCGAATGCCCTTCTTCTGGTGGCCATACAAACCTTGGTTTCTCAAGAGGCACCTCTGGTGGTGGTGCCGATTTGGTTATTATATGCAATGCCTCCATCATGGTTGGCCGGTCCGATGGGTTGGGACTGCTGCATGCCAAACCCAAAAGTAGTAGGCGCTTGGCATCGTGGGCCTCAAACCCGTTGGTTGTCAATATGGGGTCAACAGCATCAAGTAGTGTATCTGCTTCCTGGTGAAGTTGCCAGACCCAGTCTGTAACATGGCTAAATTGCATATTAACTGCCGTCTTTCCTGTTACAATCTCAAGGATAAAGACCCAAAATGCAAAGACGTCCGACTTTGTTGTAGCCTTTCCACTATGAATATACTCAGGTGCCCTGAACCCAAGGGGTTCCTGGGGCACCTATATCAGTGTAGGAGTTCTTTCCCTCGGCAACAACACAGGCTAGTCCAAAATCCCCAAGCCGTGCTTGGAAGGTGGAATCGACCATTACGTTGCTTGCCTTGATGTCACGGTGGAGCACAATAGGCTCATACTCATGATGGACATAGTGTAATCTTGTAGCAATATCCTTGACAATGTTGTAACGAGTGTCCCACCTGTGAATATGAGTTGGATGCTGCTGTAGAGCACCACTTCTGCAGAAGAGATGTTGATCCAAACTACCATTTGGCATGTACTCGTAGATCAATAGGGGCTCTCCTTTAGTGTAAGACCACCCTGAAAATATGTGAGAGATGGTGTGAAAGGGTCAAAACTTCCCCACTTATTGTTTTTTGAACAACaagaaatacaaaaaaaatGCTTATTGATATATTCAAATATACTAGCACTAATTAAAATATCCTAGTACTAATTAATTCATGCATACATATTGTATATATAGACTAAACTGCTACTACACATAGGGTCATCTTCCATAGCTTAGAAGTCTTCTTGCCATAATTTTGTATACACGATATTTTCCATCGTGGTGTGATCATGTGGGTAAccttatttgaaaaaaaataatggtGGAAGTATTCTCTCCAATTATTCTCCCGAAGATATGGGGATAACACTGGTTTGCCTCCACAGTTCTTGGGAACTGCGGAATCTAATGAAGCTCTTCCCCACAAATTTTATTTTGGAACCACGGGAGATGCTATCTCTGACGACTCACGTATTTTATTTGTTACCGTGGCAGTGATAATCTTAGTTTCAAACCGCAAGGCTCATTTCAAATGGTCCTTAACATGCCGTAAGAGATAACTCAAATCTTTCATGCTTTCAAAAGTATGTGTTATGAGGCCTCTAATATTATCGTTGTTAGAAGCAAAAATTAACGTCATGTATGTGTTAAAACGCTCATTTATTTATTGACTCACACATCTTGTTTTGAATACACTTAGTCATTTTCTTGTTATTTTCAGGTCGCATAGGAAAAATCCAAGGACTGTCCAGTAATGCCAGACAATCATACCATCCTGGTCGTATAGAATTTTGGAAAGAATTTGATGTATTTTCAATACTTTGAACATGAATTAACCAAATTCACTAAATGTCAGACAGTACATATTTGTAAATTTTTACTTAAGGTCAACAACTACTGTTTACCACCTGAAATATTTTGGTCTAATTGTTTTCAAAATCCTCTTATCATTACTTTGCTTTTGACGGTGGTGAAAAAAGCATCAGAGTG containing:
- the LOC117861738 gene encoding probable L-type lectin-domain containing receptor kinase S.5, translated to HTISHIFSGWSYTKGEPLLIYEYMPNGSLDQHLFCRSGALQQHPTHIHRWDTRYNIVKDIATRLHYVHHEYEPIVLHRDIKASNVMVDSTFQARLGDFGLACVVAEGKNSYTDIDWVWQLHQEADTLLDAVDPILTTNGFEAHDAKRLLLLGLACSSPNPSDRPTMMEALHIITKSAPPPEVPLEKPRFVWPPEEGHSLSSGYNTELSIVESSLITEVEMAAGGHASACGLVVTTEATVSSSVREDGFCGILPPLITLTDIYHYGKLQSRRV